CTTCCCAAGTGGCATCGCCTTCCAGTGCTTTCAGCGCTGAACCTTTGATGACCGGGATGTCGTCGCCTGGGAATTCGTAAGCAGACAGAAGTTCACGAACCTCCATTTCTACCAGTTCCAGCAGCTCTTCGTCATCTACCATGTCGCATTTGTTCATGAACACGATCATGTATGGAACGCCAACCTGGCGACCCAGCAGGATGTGCTCACGAGTCTGAGGCATAGGGCCGTCAGTTGCAGCAACAACCAGGATAGCGCCGTCCATCTGTGCAGCACCGGTGATCATGTTTTTCACGTAGTCGGCGTGCCCTGGGCAGTCAACGTGCGCGTAGTGACGAGTCGGGGTGTCATATTCAACGTGAGAAGTGTTGATGGTGATACCACGAGCTTTTTCTTCTGGTGCGTTATCGATCTGGTCGAATGCGCGTGCAGAACCGCCGTAGGTTTTAGCCAGAACGGTAGTGATTGCTGCAGTCAGGGTAGTTTTACCGTGGTCAACGTGGCCGATAGTACCAACGTTAACGTGCGGTTTGTTACGTTCAAATTTTTCTTTAGACACGGCTATATTCCTTACTCTTGTGCTCTCCCTTCAAAGAGAGAGCACGGGATCATTGTGTTTAAACCAGTGGCTTATTTGCCACGAGCTTCAATAACGGCCAGGGCCACGTTATTCGGCGCATCATCGTACTTCAGGAATTCCATGGAGTAAGATGCACGGCCTTTGGTCAGTGAACGCAGCTGAGTTGCATAACCGAACATTTCGGAAAGCGGAACTTCAGCATGAATCACAACGCCAGTAGCGTTAGATTCTTGGCCTTTCAGCATACCACGACGGCGGCTAAGGTCACCGATGACGTCACCAGTGTTCTCTTCCGGAGTCTCTACTTCAACCTTCATGATCGGCTCAAGCAGGACTGGTTTCGCTTTCTTAAAGCCATCTTTAAAGGCAATAGAAGCGGCCAGTTTAAACGCCAGCTCGGAGGAGTCAACGTCATGGTAAGAACCGAAGTGCAGACGCACGCCCAGATCGACTACCGGGTAACCGGCCAGTGGACCAGACTTCAGCTGTTCCTGGATGCCTTTGTCAATCGCGCCGATGAATTCACCAGGAATTACACCACCTTTGATTTCGTTGACAAACTCATACCCTTTCGGATTTGTGCCAGGTTCTAATGGGTACATGTCGATCACAACGTGACCATACTGACCGCGACCACCAGACTGCTTAGCGTGTTTACCTTCAACATCGGTAACTTTAGCGCGGATAGCTTCACGGTATGCAACCTGCGGCTTACCGACGTTAGCTTCAACGTTAAATTCACGACGCATACGGTCAACCAGGATATCCAGGTGAAGTTCACCCATACCTGCGATGATTGTCTGGCCAGACTCTTCATCAGTCCAAACGCGGAATGATGGGTCTTCTTTTGCCAGACGGCCCAGAGCCAGACCCATTTTTTCCTGGTCAGCTTTGGTTTTTGGTTCTACCGCAACGGAGATTACCGGCTCAGGGAATTCCATGCGTTCCAGGATAATCACGTTATCCGGATCACACAGGGTATCACCTGTAGTCACGTCTTTCAGACCGATCGCAGCAGCGATATCGCCCGCACGAACTTCTTTGATTTCTTCACGCTTGTTAGCGTGCATCTGAACGATACGACCCAGACGTTCACGCTGAGATTTCACTGGGTTAAATACAGTGTCACCTGAATTGACGAGACCGGAATAAACACGGAAGAACGTCAAGTTACCCACGAATGGGTCAGTAGCGATTTTGAACGCCAGAGCAGAGAACGGCTCTGAATCGTCAGAATGGCGAACTGCCGGAGTGTCTTTACCGTCGTCCAACAGGCCGTTGATAGCTTCAACGTCAGTTGGTGCTGGCAGATACTCAACAACAGCATCCAGCATTGCCTGTACGCCTTTGTTTTTAAACGCAGAACCACAGGTAACCAGGATGATTTCGTTGTTCAGAACGCGCTTACGCAGAGAAGTTTTGATCTCTTCTTCAGTCAGCTCTTCGCCACCAAAGAATTTCTCCATCAGCTCATCAGAGCCTTCAGCAGCGGCTTCAACCAGTTTCTGACGCCATTCTTCAGCCAGTTCTTGCATGTTGGCAGGGATTTCTTCGTATTCGAAGGTAACGCCCTGATCAGCTTCGTTCCAGTTGATAGCTTTCATCTTCACCAGGTCAACAACACCGGTGAATTTCTCTTCCGCGCCGATTGCCAGTTGCAGTGGCACCGGAGTTGCGCCCAGACGTTTTTCAATCTGGTCAACAACTTTCAGGAAGTTAGCACCCATACGGTCCATTTTGTTAACGAACGCGATACGAGGAACTTTATATTTGTTTGCCTGACGCCATACGGTCTCAGACTGTGGCTGAACACCGCCAACAGCACAGTAAACCATTACCGCGCCATCAAGAACACGCATGGAACGTTCTACTTCGATGGTGAAGTCAACGTGCCCTGGGGTGTCAATGATGTTGATGTGGTGTGGTTCGAACTGCTTAGCCATACCAGACCAGAAACAGGTGGTGGCAGCAGACGTGATGGTAATACCACGTTCCTGTTCCTGTTCCATCCAGTCCATGGTGGCTGCGCCATCATGAACTTCACCGATTTTGTGGTTTACACCGGTGTAGAACAGAACACGTTCGGTAGTGGTTGTCTTACCGGCGTCGATGTGAGCACTGATACCAATGTTACGGTAGCGCTCAATGGGTGTTTTACGAGCCATTTGATTCCTCTATAACTAGGACGTTCAAGTTCAGTTAACCCAAGCGGGTTGGCTTCTTGAAGCGCCCGCTTGGTTAGCATAACTACTGCGAAGTGATTACCAGCGGTAGTGGGCGAACGCCTTGTTGGCTTCAGCCATACGGTGAACGTCTTCACGTTTCTTAACTGCAGTACCTTTGTTCTCTGCAGCATCAGAAAGTTCGTTCGCCAGGCGGAGAGCCATGGATTTATCACCGCGTTTACGAGCAGCTTCAACGATCCAACGCATTGCCAGAGCATTACGACGAACCGGACGGACTTCAACTGGAACCTGATAAGTAGAACCACCTACGCGGCGGGACTTAACTTCGACAGTCGGACGAACGTTGTCCAGTGCGACTTCGAAAGCTTCCAGGTGGCCTTTACCGCTACGTTGAGCCAGGGTCTCAAGAGCAGTGTAGACGATTGCTTCTGCAGTAGATTTTTTACCATCTACCATCAGAATGTTGACGAATTTTGCCAGCAGTTCGGATCCGAACTTAGGATCTGGCAGGATTTTACGTTGACCAATGACGCGACGACGTGGCATGGAAATACTCCGTTGTTAATTCAGGATTGTCCAAAACTCTAAGAGTTTATTTTGACAGTAAAGTGAAAATGTTTGGCCTTACTTAACGGAGAACCATTAAGACTTCGGCTTTTTAACGCCGTATTTAGAACGAGATTGCTTACGATCCTTAACGCCTGAACAGTCCAGTGCGCCACGGACGGTGTGATAACGCACACCTGGCAAGTCTTTTACACGACCGCCACGGATCAGGATCACGGAGTGTTCCTGCAGGTTGTGACCTTCACCGCCGATGTAGGAGGTAACTTCAAAACCGTTAGTCAAACGCACACGGCAGACTTTACGCAGTGCGGAGTTTGGTTTTTTAGGAGTGGTGGTATATACACGAGTACATACGCCACGTTTCTGCGGGCAAGCTTCCAGCGCTGGAACGTTGCTTTTAGCAACCTTCGTAGAGCGTGGTTTGCGTACCAGCTGATTAATTGTTGCCATTAAAAAGCTCCTGGATTTTGGTTCATAAACTACTTTGTAAACGCGTGATAAATCGCCCCATAAAAAGCATTAGCTAATATGGGGACGCAGAATTTTAGGGCTGACCTAAGAGGGTGTCAAGAAATATACAGCACATCGTTGTTTCACCATGCTGTTTGCTGGGTATGTTTCTCAGTCAGCGCGACGAAACCAGTATAGTCGATCAATGTGATTCTGTGTGAAATTTGACCAACCAGACCACGAGCCGCCAAATCTTCGCTTAAAACATAAATGGACTGCACATGCTGACTCATCAGGTTGCATGCCTCACTGCCATCAAGTGCAGCCAGCACGCCATCCTGCATCAGCAGAAGCGCATCGTCCTGGGCGATCATGTGAATAAGCAATGAAAAATCACAATGTTGCGGGGAATTGGCAAGAGTAAAAAGCATGGAGTTTCCTGATTTAAAACGTCATTACCACATCATATTCGGCCAGTCGCTGGCGAATTTCAGTCACGGGCAACGGCTCAACATCCAGAACCCATTCATGGCCAGCCGACAGGCCCCGTGTCTTTAATGACTCTTCACAAACGAAACACTGATCGACATCGTAAAGAGATAACACGCCGAACGTGGCAATATAATTACGCGCCAAAATTTTTTCCGGCTGCTGCGCTGGCATTAACTGGAAAACACCATCAGCTATGAAAAATACACCAATATCTTCGGTCAGCGCTGACGTTGCCAGCAACGCATCCAGCCCTTCCCGTCCTGCAGACGTACCGTGCGGACCCTGGGTGAATACAAACGCGATCTTCTTCATTATTGCTCCCTGCATTCACACATCAGAACTGCACCAGACGATCACAGGTCAACGAAGCTTCAGCCAGACTGCCCAGTCCGGTCAGGGTAAAACCCGGCTGCAAGTTAGTCTGCCCGTGCCCCTGATTATGGGCTTCTGTTTCATCTATCACACCGCGGCGTAATGCGGCAGCTACGCACACATTGAGTGCCACCTGGTAATCTGCCGCCATGCGCTGCCAGGATCGGACTAAATCGAATTCATCGGATGCCGGCGCGGAAAGCAAATTACCATTGAGCACACCTTCACGATAAAAAAACACGCTGTCGAGATGATGACCGCTGGCGATCAGCGCCAGTGCAAACTGATACGCGGCACTGGCTTGCTGAGTGCCGTATGCAGGGCCGGTGACCAGCAGGCAGTAACGCAGTTTCAACGTTCGTTCCCCACCAGATCACCGCTTTTAAACTGGCGGATATACAGGTAGACCGTGTGCTTAGAAATGTTGAGGCGATCCGCAACCTGATTAATCGCGTCTTTGATATCAAAAATACCCTTTTCATAAAGATTCAGAACCACCTGACGGTTCTTCGCATTGTTAGATACGTTGCGGTCAGCGTTGACTTCTTCAATGGTGAATTCCAGCGTCTGAGCCACCAGATCATCTACGGATGACGCGAAGTTCACGGACGATGCCACTTCCTGCGTCTCAGGCGGCATAAAGGTCTGAATGATTTGCGAGAAAGGTACGTCAAGATTCATGTTGATGCACAGCAAGCCAATCACGCGTTGCTCACGGTTGCGAATAGCGATGGTGACTGACTTCATCAGCACACCACTTTTCGCGCGGGTGAAATAAGCTTTGGACACATTACTGTCCGCACCGGTCATGTCATGCAACATGCGCAGCGCTAAATCCGTAATTGGCGAGCCGATTTTACGACCAGTATGCTCACCATTAGCAATACGGACCGCTGAACATTTCAGGTCTTCCAGTGAATGCAGAACAATTTCGCAATGCTCACCGATCAGCATCGCAAGCCCGTCCACCACGGCCTCGTATGAAGACAAAATCTCATGATCGACCTGGCTGAACGGACGTTGGTCCAGCAAATCCAGTTCACCGGTTTCGCCAGTTATAAGCGAATTAGACATCGAAGCTACCACCCTCTCTATCGCGCCTTCCAACGGGAGTCAGGACGCATTATTCATCATTCCACGGTCGTTACTGTATCAAAGACACAGAAAAAACGGCCTTACGATTATATGGATCTGTGACGTTATGCCGGGGAAACAAAAGCGTCAAGTTATCATCATAGAGTAACCTCAATAAAATGAAGGACAGGCGGCAAGAAAAGTGAGAGGCGAAAAAAAACCGCCGCATTTAGCGACGGTTTTCTGCAACGACTCAGCAGCAACTTAGTTTGCTTTTGGTGCTGCTTCAGCAGGTTTTTCAGCTGCTTTCGGGTCAGCCTTAGGTGCCGCTTTCACATCCAGCAGTTCAACATCGAACACCAGAGTGGAGTTAGCCGGGATCCCCGGAACGCCAGTTTTACCGTAGGCCAGTGCCGGTGGGATGACCAGCTTGATTTTGCCGCCTTTCTTGATGTGTTTCAGGCCTTCAGTCCAGCCAGGAATTACACCGTCAAGACGGAAGGACAGCGGCTCACCGCGGGTATAAGAATTATCAAACTCTGTACCGTCGGTCAGGGTACCTTTGTAGTTAACGACAACGGTATCGCTGTCTTTAGGCGCTGCGCCGGCACCTGGTTTTTCAACCTGATACAACAGACCTGACTCAGTTTTCTTCACGCCTTTTTCTTTGGTGAAATCAGCACGGAATTTGTCGCCTTTGTCAGCGTTAGCTTTCGCGTCCTGCTCCATCTTAGCCTGTGCTGATGCTTTCACACGGCCTTCGAAGGTTTGCAGAGTCTGCTCGATTTCCTGATCAGACAGTTTGCTTTTGTTCGCGAACGCGTCCTGAACACCGGCGATCAACTGGTCTTTATCCAGTTTGATGCCCAGCTTTTCTTGCTCTTTCAGGGAGTTGTCCATGTAGCGACCCAGCGATGCACCCAGAGCATACGCAGCCTGCTCATCATCACTTTTGAATTTGGCCGTATCTGTTGCTGCCGGAGCAGTTGCAGCAGGGGCAGCGGCTGGCGCAGTTGCAGCAGCGGCCGGTGCTGTGGCTTCAGCAGCCATAACCTGAGTGGCATTCAGGGCGATAGCCATGGTGGTTGCCAGCAGAGTTACTTTAAACAGTGATTTCATCCATTTCTCCAGGACCAGAAATCTGTGACCTCTGGTAATAATTACGAAAGTTCGGCGGTTACTA
This genomic interval from Rahnella aceris contains the following:
- the fusA gene encoding elongation factor G, which gives rise to MARKTPIERYRNIGISAHIDAGKTTTTERVLFYTGVNHKIGEVHDGAATMDWMEQEQERGITITSAATTCFWSGMAKQFEPHHINIIDTPGHVDFTIEVERSMRVLDGAVMVYCAVGGVQPQSETVWRQANKYKVPRIAFVNKMDRMGANFLKVVDQIEKRLGATPVPLQLAIGAEEKFTGVVDLVKMKAINWNEADQGVTFEYEEIPANMQELAEEWRQKLVEAAAEGSDELMEKFFGGEELTEEEIKTSLRKRVLNNEIILVTCGSAFKNKGVQAMLDAVVEYLPAPTDVEAINGLLDDGKDTPAVRHSDDSEPFSALAFKIATDPFVGNLTFFRVYSGLVNSGDTVFNPVKSQRERLGRIVQMHANKREEIKEVRAGDIAAAIGLKDVTTGDTLCDPDNVIILERMEFPEPVISVAVEPKTKADQEKMGLALGRLAKEDPSFRVWTDEESGQTIIAGMGELHLDILVDRMRREFNVEANVGKPQVAYREAIRAKVTDVEGKHAKQSGGRGQYGHVVIDMYPLEPGTNPKGYEFVNEIKGGVIPGEFIGAIDKGIQEQLKSGPLAGYPVVDLGVRLHFGSYHDVDSSELAFKLAASIAFKDGFKKAKPVLLEPIMKVEVETPEENTGDVIGDLSRRRGMLKGQESNATGVVIHAEVPLSEMFGYATQLRSLTKGRASYSMEFLKYDDAPNNVALAVIEARGK
- the rpsG gene encoding 30S ribosomal protein S7, with the protein product MPRRRVIGQRKILPDPKFGSELLAKFVNILMVDGKKSTAEAIVYTALETLAQRSGKGHLEAFEVALDNVRPTVEVKSRRVGGSTYQVPVEVRPVRRNALAMRWIVEAARKRGDKSMALRLANELSDAAENKGTAVKKREDVHRMAEANKAFAHYRW
- the rpsL gene encoding 30S ribosomal protein S12, translating into MATINQLVRKPRSTKVAKSNVPALEACPQKRGVCTRVYTTTPKKPNSALRKVCRVRLTNGFEVTSYIGGEGHNLQEHSVILIRGGRVKDLPGVRYHTVRGALDCSGVKDRKQSRSKYGVKKPKS
- the tusB gene encoding sulfurtransferase complex subunit TusB; its protein translation is MLFTLANSPQHCDFSLLIHMIAQDDALLLMQDGVLAALDGSEACNLMSQHVQSIYVLSEDLAARGLVGQISHRITLIDYTGFVALTEKHTQQTAW
- the tusC gene encoding sulfurtransferase complex subunit TusC — encoded protein: MKKIAFVFTQGPHGTSAGREGLDALLATSALTEDIGVFFIADGVFQLMPAQQPEKILARNYIATFGVLSLYDVDQCFVCEESLKTRGLSAGHEWVLDVEPLPVTEIRQRLAEYDVVMTF
- the tusD gene encoding sulfurtransferase complex subunit TusD, which translates into the protein MKLRYCLLVTGPAYGTQQASAAYQFALALIASGHHLDSVFFYREGVLNGNLLSAPASDEFDLVRSWQRMAADYQVALNVCVAAALRRGVIDETEAHNQGHGQTNLQPGFTLTGLGSLAEASLTCDRLVQF
- a CDS encoding helix-turn-helix transcriptional regulator, translating into MSNSLITGETGELDLLDQRPFSQVDHEILSSYEAVVDGLAMLIGEHCEIVLHSLEDLKCSAVRIANGEHTGRKIGSPITDLALRMLHDMTGADSNVSKAYFTRAKSGVLMKSVTIAIRNREQRVIGLLCINMNLDVPFSQIIQTFMPPETQEVASSVNFASSVDDLVAQTLEFTIEEVNADRNVSNNAKNRQVVLNLYEKGIFDIKDAINQVADRLNISKHTVYLYIRQFKSGDLVGNER
- the fkpA gene encoding FKBP-type peptidyl-prolyl cis-trans isomerase yields the protein MKSLFKVTLLATTMAIALNATQVMAAEATAPAAAATAPAAAPAATAPAATDTAKFKSDDEQAAYALGASLGRYMDNSLKEQEKLGIKLDKDQLIAGVQDAFANKSKLSDQEIEQTLQTFEGRVKASAQAKMEQDAKANADKGDKFRADFTKEKGVKKTESGLLYQVEKPGAGAAPKDSDTVVVNYKGTLTDGTEFDNSYTRGEPLSFRLDGVIPGWTEGLKHIKKGGKIKLVIPPALAYGKTGVPGIPANSTLVFDVELLDVKAAPKADPKAAEKPAEAAPKAN